The Nitrosomonas sp. genomic sequence CCAGTTTTGCCTGCTCCAGATCCTGCCGGATTTTTACATGTTTACGGATATCGCGCATCACCCCAGTAAAATGCCGTTTGCCTGAGACAAAATATTCGCTCACTGCCAGATAAGTGGGAATCAATGTGCCATCCTTATGCACGCCAACCACTTCACGCCCGAGGCCGACGCTGTGCCTCTCTGGCTGAAAATGCTGTCCCACGTACTGCTGCCCATGCCCGGTTTCGCAATAACGTTGCATATAGAATTCATGTTTGCTGCCGTCTGGCTCAGGCACGAAGATGGAAACATTTTGTCCGATTACCTCTGAAGGGTCATATCCAAACAGTTTTTTTATGACGGGATTGACTGACAGCATCACGCCCCGCTCATCGGTTGTTACCACACAGTCCACCATATGTTCGACGACTGAGCGGGTTTCCTCTTCCTTGATCGCCAGCTCGGCATTGACTTCCTCCAGCCTGGCCGTTCGTTCCGCCACGCGCGCTTCCAGATGCTGATAACTGATATTCAGCCGTTCGCTCATCGCATTGAAGGCATGGGCGAGATGTCCGATTTCGTTCCAGCCTTCGCTGGGAACATGATGGCGCAGATTGCCAGCAGCGACTTCCTGCGCGCAGGCATTCAATGTCTTCAGTGGCATTACCACCCGCCGGTTAAATAGCAATGCGCCCATCACTGCCAACAAGAATGTCAGGCCGAGCGCCGTCAGGCCGATGACGTGCATTTGCGCCAGGGAAGTAAAGGCTTCTTTTGCATCCATTTTGACCACTACACCCCAGTCCATGCGTGGTAAATGCCGCCACGCCGCCACAACGGGCACCCCCCGATAATCAGCAACGAGACCCTGCCCTGGCAAATTCTGCAGACTGTTTTGTATCGCCAAAGAAAATGAAGGCTCATCCAGCGAAATGGTTTTTTTCAGGGCAGCTTCTGGATCAGCTCGCAATGGAGCCATGACCAGTACGGATTGGGCATCCTGCTTGCGAACTACCACTGTCTCACCGCTTTGACCCAATCCGACATTGTTTGTCAACACGCTGAACACATGTTCGCTGAATATCTGTAATGCCAGCACACCCTGCAGCTTGTCCTCAACAATGATCGGCACCGCAATAAAAGCGGCAATCGCACCATGAGACGGGGTGTAATACTCAAAATCTGACAAGCTGTTTTCCTGCGTTTCCAGCGTTTTACGAAATGCTTGCCCGAGACCCGTATCGCGATAAGGGCCATCAATCAGATTGGTGGCAAAATCCGCCTCATGGCTGACCGTAAAAACCAGCCAGCCATCGAGAGAGATCAGAAAGAGATCATAGTAACCGGCATTCTCGAGAAAGCGGGTGAAATGACTACGGTAACGTCCGTCCATTTTTTGGTAATTCTCTGAATCAACGCCTTCCTGCTTGAAAGCTTCACTAAGTCTGCCAATAGCCTCGTGGGTGGTTCCTGACGCCTGAATAATATTGGCGTCAAGAATGCGGCCTTGCAAATAGGCATCAATTTGTTCAACCTTTTTGTCAGCGATAGCTGAAATTTTCAGAACCGTTGACTGCTGCACCGCTTTTTCAGAGTAGTGCAACAGTCCATAGCCAACCAGTGCAATCGGCAGTAAGGCAACCAGCGCAAACCAGATAGCAAAGCGATGCGTGAGCGAAGTAATGTTGATTTTCATTTGCGCAAACAGTCTGCATGATGTTTCAATGAACGTCTTGCATAATAGGCAAATGCGCTCGCGGTGCGTTGCGCCTGTAAAATCCAATCATGTGCCTCATGTCCTAATTCTGGCTGGATTGGTTTGATATTACCCGCCGCGCTCGCCAGTAATTGCAGGCGTGCCGTTCGTTCGAATGCGAGCGCCAGCAGACAAGCTTCCTCGACGCCGCTGCATGCGACCAGTAATCCATGATGCGCCAGCAGCAAAGCGCGCTTTGTTCCCAACGCCTGAGCAATTCGCTCCCCTTCTTCGTTGCCGACGGGTACTCCCGGCCACTCGGCCAAAAAAGCCACGTCGTCATAGAGTACGCAGTTATCCATATGTGAAATTACCAGCGGTACTTCGAGCATACTAAGTGCTGCCGTATGGGCGGCATGGGTATGAATGATACAGCTGACATCCGGTCGCGCACGGTATACCCATGCATGAAACCGGTTGGCTGGGTTAGGCATTCCATCACCCTGCAGAACCCGTAAGTTTTCATCAACCAGCAGCAGATTGCTGACACCCGTTTCATCAAACCCCAACCCAAGTCGCTGTGTGACAAATGTACCTGGCAGATCACCGCGCGCGGTAATCTGCCCAGCCAATCCTGAATCATGTCCATTGTCG encodes the following:
- a CDS encoding aldolase; translated protein: MAEDTFHLNKQQLMQRSIEQMADAMPAANFTTVEKVALTCRILFDNGHDSGLAGQITARGDLPGTFVTQRLGLGFDETGVSNLLLVDENLRVLQGDGMPNPANRFHAWVYRARPDVSCIIHTHAAHTAALSMLEVPLVISHMDNCVLYDDVAFLAEWPGVPVGNEEGERIAQALGTKRALLLAHHGLLVACSGVEEACLLALAFERTARLQLLASAAGNIKPIQPELGHEAHDWILQAQRTASAFAYYARRSLKHHADCLRK